The proteins below are encoded in one region of Diorhabda carinulata isolate Delta chromosome 3, icDioCari1.1, whole genome shotgun sequence:
- the LOC130891762 gene encoding hrp65 protein-like isoform X2, whose protein sequence is MQAENKPDTTNIEVTTSTNDTTANVQDKPSVFQRAENHGGNEGTGERFGRGGRFGGPRGGGGGGGSGSNQRGGRNFEQRRGGNRGGYRGGRNVKTEGEGGEGGYGFDNRDDHSGGGMRGPRGGMRGPEDKFLERLNQIRGPTYDLPPLDFTEKKFNGRNRLYIGNIGSEVTEEELVELFKPYGEIAEVFVNKDKNFGFVKVDYHCNAEKAKRELDGTVVKSRTLKIRFAPNSASVKVKNLTPYVSNELLHYAFSIFGEVERATVCVDERGKTTGEAIIDYARKGSALHAIRRCSEGCFFLTGSLQPAIVESFDVVDDIDGYPERNINKKNPEFSNEREQGPRFAAPGSFENEYGMRWKQLYDLHAQKEEALKKEFDLEKEKLIAQMEYAKYEHETEMLRNQLRAREMDKDRQKREWEMKQRQVEEERMRAEELRRRSQEHLESRLSVQDELRRKQQENNLFMQAHNLNSILDQQEHVYDTPIEYSKDSQGDNVTMVMVSILVFQIYTRS, encoded by the exons ATGCAAGCTGAAAATAAACCTGATACTACTAATATTGAAGTTACAACTTCTACGAATGATACTACTGCAAATGTTCAAGATAAACCAAGCGTTTTCCAACGAGCAGAAAACCATGGCGGCAATGAAGGGACCGGCGAAAGATTTGGACGTGGTGGAAGATTCGGTGGCCCCAGAGGAGGAGGCGGCGGGGGCGGCTCCGGTTcg AATCAGAGAGGTGGCAGAAACTTTGAACAAAGAAGAGGTGGTAACCGTGGAGGTTATAGAGGTGGAAGAAATGTGAAAACTGAGGGTGAGGGTGGAGAAGGTGGGTATGGGTTTGATAATAGAGATGACCATAGTGGTGGTGGAATGAGGGGACCAAGAGGTGGAATGAGAGGACCTGAAGACAAATTCTTGGAAAGATTAAACCAAATTAGAGGACCTACTTATGATTTACCTCCACTAGATTTcacagaaaaaaagtttaatggACGTAACAGATTATACATAGGTAATATTGGATCAGAAGTAACGGAAGAAGAATTAGTTGAACTTTTTAAACCCTATGGTGAAATAGCTGAAGTTTTTGTGAATAAAGATAAAAACTTTGGTTTTGTCAAAGTAGATTACCATTGCAATGCAGAGAAGGCAAAAAGGGAACTTGATGGCACTGTTGTTAAGTCTCGTACTTTGAAAATAAGATTTGCTCCTAATTCAGCTTCAGTTAAAGTTAAAAATCTTACTCCTTATGTTTCCAATGAATTGCTGCACTATGCCTTTTCTATTTTTGGAGAG GTTGAGAGAGCAACTGTGTGTGTTGATGAGAGAGGAAAAACCACAGGAGAAGCTATCATTGATTATGCTCGCAAGGGATCTGCCCTACATGCTATTAGAAGGTGTTCAGAAGGTTGTTTCTTCTTAACTGGTTCTCTACAACCTGCGATTGTAGAGTCTTTTGATGTGGTAGATGACATTGATGGATATCCAGAGAGAAACATTAACAAGAAGAATCCAGAATTTTCAAATGAGAGGGAACAAGGTCCAAGATTCGCTGCTCCTGGGTCTTTTGAGAACGAGTACGGTATGAGATGGAAACAATTGTATGATCTACATGCACAAAAAGAAGAAGCTCTTAAGAAAGAATTTGatctagaaaaagaaaaattaatagctCAAATGGAATATGCTAAATATGAGCATGAAACTGAAATGCTTAGAAACCAATTGAGAGCTAGAGAAATGGACAAAGATAGACAGAAGAGAGAGTGGGAAATGAAGCAGAGGCAGGTGGAAGAAGAAAGAATGAGAGCTGAAGAACTGAGGAGAAGATCTCAAGAACATTTGGAATCGAGACTATCCGTTCAAGATGAATTAAGAAGGAAACAACAAGAAAATAACCTTTTCATGCAAGCACACAATTTGAATTCTATTCTAGATCAACAAGAGCATGTTTATGATACGCCAATCGAATATAGTAAAGACT ctCAAGGGGATAATGTAACTATG
- the LOC130891762 gene encoding hrp65 protein-like isoform X1 produces MQAENKPDTTNIEVTTSTNDTTANVQDKPSVFQRAENHGGNEGTGERFGRGGRFGGPRGGGGGGGSGSNQRGGRNFEQRRGGNRGGYRGGRNVKTEGEGGEGGYGFDNRDDHSGGGMRGPRGGMRGPEDKFLERLNQIRGPTYDLPPLDFTEKKFNGRNRLYIGNIGSEVTEEELVELFKPYGEIAEVFVNKDKNFGFVKVDYHCNAEKAKRELDGTVVKSRTLKIRFAPNSASVKVKNLTPYVSNELLHYAFSIFGEVERATVCVDERGKTTGEAIIDYARKGSALHAIRRCSEGCFFLTGSLQPAIVESFDVVDDIDGYPERNINKKNPEFSNEREQGPRFAAPGSFENEYGMRWKQLYDLHAQKEEALKKEFDLEKEKLIAQMEYAKYEHETEMLRNQLRAREMDKDRQKREWEMKQRQVEEERMRAEELRRRSQEHLESRLSVQDELRRKQQENNLFMQAHNLNSILDQQEHVYDTPIEYSKDSQGDNVTMDPKSFMSSYERHSGNRFERDVSRQESSNRGGGHWVNDSRHADDLPSKRRRF; encoded by the exons ATGCAAGCTGAAAATAAACCTGATACTACTAATATTGAAGTTACAACTTCTACGAATGATACTACTGCAAATGTTCAAGATAAACCAAGCGTTTTCCAACGAGCAGAAAACCATGGCGGCAATGAAGGGACCGGCGAAAGATTTGGACGTGGTGGAAGATTCGGTGGCCCCAGAGGAGGAGGCGGCGGGGGCGGCTCCGGTTcg AATCAGAGAGGTGGCAGAAACTTTGAACAAAGAAGAGGTGGTAACCGTGGAGGTTATAGAGGTGGAAGAAATGTGAAAACTGAGGGTGAGGGTGGAGAAGGTGGGTATGGGTTTGATAATAGAGATGACCATAGTGGTGGTGGAATGAGGGGACCAAGAGGTGGAATGAGAGGACCTGAAGACAAATTCTTGGAAAGATTAAACCAAATTAGAGGACCTACTTATGATTTACCTCCACTAGATTTcacagaaaaaaagtttaatggACGTAACAGATTATACATAGGTAATATTGGATCAGAAGTAACGGAAGAAGAATTAGTTGAACTTTTTAAACCCTATGGTGAAATAGCTGAAGTTTTTGTGAATAAAGATAAAAACTTTGGTTTTGTCAAAGTAGATTACCATTGCAATGCAGAGAAGGCAAAAAGGGAACTTGATGGCACTGTTGTTAAGTCTCGTACTTTGAAAATAAGATTTGCTCCTAATTCAGCTTCAGTTAAAGTTAAAAATCTTACTCCTTATGTTTCCAATGAATTGCTGCACTATGCCTTTTCTATTTTTGGAGAG GTTGAGAGAGCAACTGTGTGTGTTGATGAGAGAGGAAAAACCACAGGAGAAGCTATCATTGATTATGCTCGCAAGGGATCTGCCCTACATGCTATTAGAAGGTGTTCAGAAGGTTGTTTCTTCTTAACTGGTTCTCTACAACCTGCGATTGTAGAGTCTTTTGATGTGGTAGATGACATTGATGGATATCCAGAGAGAAACATTAACAAGAAGAATCCAGAATTTTCAAATGAGAGGGAACAAGGTCCAAGATTCGCTGCTCCTGGGTCTTTTGAGAACGAGTACGGTATGAGATGGAAACAATTGTATGATCTACATGCACAAAAAGAAGAAGCTCTTAAGAAAGAATTTGatctagaaaaagaaaaattaatagctCAAATGGAATATGCTAAATATGAGCATGAAACTGAAATGCTTAGAAACCAATTGAGAGCTAGAGAAATGGACAAAGATAGACAGAAGAGAGAGTGGGAAATGAAGCAGAGGCAGGTGGAAGAAGAAAGAATGAGAGCTGAAGAACTGAGGAGAAGATCTCAAGAACATTTGGAATCGAGACTATCCGTTCAAGATGAATTAAGAAGGAAACAACAAGAAAATAACCTTTTCATGCAAGCACACAATTTGAATTCTATTCTAGATCAACAAGAGCATGTTTATGATACGCCAATCGAATATAGTAAAGACT ctCAAGGGGATAATGTAACTATG GATCCAAAATCGTTCATGAGTTCGTATGAGCGCCACAGTGGCAATCGCTTTGAACGCGACGTATCACGTCAAGAAAGTAGTAACCGAGGCGGCGGACATTGGGTCAACGATAGTCGACACGCTGATGATTTGCCTAGTAAAAGACGCCGATTTTAA